The following DNA comes from Thermococcus piezophilus.
GGAGAGCGACGAGCTCTGGAAGATCGTCTAAAGCTCCACGGAAATCCTTAGCCTTTCTTCCTCCTCGAGCTTCTTCAGAATTTCAAGGGCGGTTCTGGGGCTTATCGTCATCGCCCTTATGTGTTCGTAGGCTTTCCTGATTTCTTCCTTCTGAGGACCATGGGAGTTTTTTTCCATGTAGAGCAGGACCGCGAGCAGGACGCCTTTAATGCTCCTCTCAGGTAGTGGGAGGAGCTTCCAGCCGTTGTCATAAACGTAAGCTGCCTTGGGCGCCTCCGTCCCGGTAAGATCCTCGACGGGAACGAGGTTCGTACCGCCCTTGGAAGTTAGATACTCGATGAGCATCTCTTCCGAATAGCCCTCTTTCCTCAATCCTGCAAAGCTCAGCTCGAGGGCTTTAAGAAGCGATGTCAGCCTTTCAATGTCCCAGATACGGGACTTCGACAGAAGAGAGAGCTTGAGAACAAGCTTGTTCAGGGACTCCTCCTCGATGTTGGTGATAAGAAGAATCCTATCGCTCAGCCTCGAGCCTTCCTCAAAGGCCTTTAGGGCTATCCAAACTGCCCCGTTCGTCAGTATACCGTACCTCACGCCCGAGTTGAAGCAGTAGCGGCCGAGCTGTCTGAGCGGTTTATCATTCTTGAGGATGTTCACACCGAGGTTCTTGGCCTCAACGTAGGCGAAGACGTTACCGTCGAGGATGAGGGCATAATCGGCCCTTCCGTCCTCTGTCCTCTCCTCCGGTCTAACTTCCTCGGGGTTGTTCCAGTCCCAGCCAAGGGCCTGAAATATCTCCCCTATTAGATGCTGCTTTACAGCCTCTTCGTTCTTCTCGTAGAGAGATCTGTGAGCGCGCACCTTCCTAGCAACACTGATAATGGCTTTTCTAAGCTCTTCCATATCATCCACCGACCCCAATGATGTACTTCCTGCTACCCGCCTCAAAACCCCTGAAGGAGCCGAGCTTGAGCTTCACCAAGGCCGTATCGATGTCCACAACTTTCATGGTGGCTAGATGAGTAACTCCACTTCCCCTGAGGAACTCTGGCAGGAGCTGGGCAGTCGGTCCTGTGAGGATGAAAAACTTAGCCCGCTTTGCCCTGTCGAGCATCATCTCAAGGGTCCCGTTCAGGATGGCTGAACCGCTCGCTATCACAGCGTCGACCTCTGGCAGAAGCCAGTACTCGAGGGCATCGCTGAGAGTGTTCCTGTCCCAGAGCTTCGGATTCCGCTCGAAGACGTAAACGTCAAAACCCCTCTCGCGGATAGTCCTCACCACGGGAGGCATGTTACCGATGATGGCGACCTTTTCAAAGCTGTCATCCAGAAGCTCAACCACGTCCAAGTTCGGTGCATTTGAGACGTCGATGTAGTATTGAGAAACCGCGTTTATCGCCGCCAGGGCAAGCGTTCGCTCGATGACGTTGAGACTGTCCGCCCTTTCGATGAAAACCTCCAGAGAAGGCTCCTCAATCGAAGTCCTGTAGGTGCCCACTTCCTCGGGGAGGGTCATGGCCACACCGAGGGCCCTTCCACGCTCTCCCTCTATGAGGACGTAAGTGTATGGCAGGGCGAAGGAGAAGTCGATAATCCTAAAGTCTTCCTCCACCAGCTTAAGAGCTTTCCTCTTTATCTCCCTCAGCAGCATGGAAACATCTACACTTTGAGACCTAAAAGCTTTTGGGGTTCTGGAGGGAACTCAGTGTGGTGAGAAGAATGTGCCGCATACTGTTTGCAGCTGGAGACGGGAAGAAAATCAAACCCCTCGTCGATGCGATAGTCAAAGCCTCGGAGAATGACCCGTATAAGGAGCGTAGGGGAAGTGGA
Coding sequences within:
- a CDS encoding type I restriction enzyme HsdR N-terminal domain-containing protein, with amino-acid sequence MEELRKAIISVARKVRAHRSLYEKNEEAVKQHLIGEIFQALGWDWNNPEEVRPEERTEDGRADYALILDGNVFAYVEAKNLGVNILKNDKPLRQLGRYCFNSGVRYGILTNGAVWIALKAFEEGSRLSDRILLITNIEEESLNKLVLKLSLLSKSRIWDIERLTSLLKALELSFAGLRKEGYSEEMLIEYLTSKGGTNLVPVEDLTGTEAPKAAYVYDNGWKLLPLPERSIKGVLLAVLLYMEKNSHGPQKEEIRKAYEHIRAMTISPRTALEILKKLEEEERLRISVEL
- a CDS encoding Rossmann-like domain-containing protein, whose protein sequence is MLLREIKRKALKLVEEDFRIIDFSFALPYTYVLIEGERGRALGVAMTLPEEVGTYRTSIEEPSLEVFIERADSLNVIERTLALAAINAVSQYYIDVSNAPNLDVVELLDDSFEKVAIIGNMPPVVRTIRERGFDVYVFERNPKLWDRNTLSDALEYWLLPEVDAVIASGSAILNGTLEMMLDRAKRAKFFILTGPTAQLLPEFLRGSGVTHLATMKVVDIDTALVKLKLGSFRGFEAGSRKYIIGVGG